A section of the Agarivorans litoreus genome encodes:
- the lpxL gene encoding LpxL/LpxP family Kdo(2)-lipid IV(A) lauroyl/palmitoleoyl acyltransferase has translation MAKISSPKLNAQSFHPKNWGAWVLIGFMFSISLLPYRVQHYLGLGIGRLGRALMKSRVHITRRNLEICFPDKSEDEREQLVEGCFRHLGHSVVDTANAWFWPQWRFAKHFKVEGLEHLEKAREQQGGILLVSAHFWTLESHARAYGTLDPGVGIYRPNKNAVYEYFQYHGRTKSNKYLVDRTDVRGMIKALRQDNAVWYAPDHDYGTHAAVFVPFFAQDKAATIIGTATLAKVKNVQVLPTYALRNEDGSGFTLVIEPALENYPQGDDEQDAHTINQVVEKAILRAPEQYMWIHRRFKSRPEGEKGVY, from the coding sequence ATGGCGAAAATTTCATCCCCCAAGCTTAACGCACAATCTTTTCACCCAAAGAACTGGGGGGCCTGGGTATTAATTGGCTTTATGTTCAGTATTAGCTTACTGCCTTATCGCGTTCAGCATTACTTGGGTTTAGGCATTGGCCGCTTAGGCCGAGCATTGATGAAATCACGCGTACATATTACTCGCCGCAACTTAGAAATATGCTTTCCAGACAAAAGTGAAGACGAGCGAGAGCAACTGGTTGAAGGCTGTTTTCGTCATTTAGGGCATTCGGTGGTGGATACCGCCAACGCGTGGTTTTGGCCACAATGGCGCTTTGCAAAACACTTCAAAGTAGAAGGCCTTGAACACCTAGAAAAAGCACGTGAGCAACAAGGTGGGATTTTATTAGTAAGTGCCCACTTTTGGACCTTAGAAAGCCATGCTCGCGCTTATGGCACTTTGGATCCCGGTGTTGGGATTTACCGCCCTAACAAAAATGCAGTTTATGAGTATTTTCAATATCACGGTCGCACTAAGTCCAATAAATACTTAGTAGATCGCACCGATGTGCGCGGTATGATTAAAGCTCTGCGCCAAGACAATGCTGTGTGGTACGCGCCTGACCATGATTACGGAACCCATGCTGCAGTGTTTGTACCGTTTTTTGCGCAAGATAAAGCCGCTACTATTATCGGTACCGCCACCTTAGCCAAAGTGAAAAACGTGCAAGTATTGCCAACTTATGCACTACGTAATGAAGATGGCTCAGGCTTTACTTTGGTGATTGAACCAGCCCTAGAAAACTACCCGCAAGGTGATGATGAACAAGATGCCCACACCATCAACCAAGTGGTAGAAAAAGCCATACTACGCGCGCCCGAGCAATATATGTGGATCCACCGCCGCTTTAAATCTCGCCCAGAAGGTGAAAAAGGCGTTTACTAA
- the parE gene encoding DNA topoisomerase IV subunit B: MADQYNSDSIEVLSGLDPVKRRPGMYTDTTRPNHLAQEVIDNSVDEALAGHARAITVTLFEDQSIEVIDDGRGMPTDVHPEEKVSGVELIFTRLHAGGKFTNDNYQFSGGLHGVGISVVNALSSRVEVQVRRDSQLFEMAFENGDKVQELTVTGTVGKRNTGTRVRFWPTASYFDSPKFSVSRLRHLLRAKAVLCPGLNIKFVDKVNKQNDEWFFEDGLKDYLSQSFKDYISLPEDPFTGAFSSKDEAVDWAVSWLPEGGESITESYVNLIPTAQGGTHVNGLRQGLLDAMREFCEFRNILPRGLKLTPDDIWDRCCYVLSVKMQDPQFAGQTKERLSSRQSAAFVSGIVKDAFSLWLNTHTDQAELLAEVFISNAQRRLRSSKKIARKKVTSGPALPGKLTDCTSQDPLTGELFLVEGDSAGGSAKQAREREFQAVMPLRGKILNTWEVDATEVLGSQEVHDISVAIGIDPDSNDLSGLRYGKICILADADSDGLHIATLLCALFMMHFRPLVEQGHIYVAMPPLYRIDVGKEVFYALDEDEKQGILDRIEAEKKRGKVNVQRFKGLGEMNPLQLRETTMDPNTRRLVQLTVEEEEATVQLMDMLLAKKRSGDRKQWLETKGDMASDLV; the protein is encoded by the coding sequence ATGGCTGATCAATATAATTCAGACTCTATTGAAGTATTAAGTGGTTTAGACCCGGTTAAACGCCGCCCTGGCATGTATACCGATACCACTCGCCCCAACCACTTAGCCCAAGAAGTTATCGACAACAGTGTCGATGAAGCCTTAGCTGGCCATGCGCGTGCTATTACCGTTACCTTGTTTGAAGATCAGTCCATCGAAGTTATTGATGATGGCCGTGGTATGCCTACCGATGTTCATCCTGAAGAGAAGGTAAGCGGAGTAGAGCTTATTTTTACCCGATTACATGCTGGTGGTAAGTTTACTAACGATAATTACCAGTTCTCTGGTGGTTTGCATGGTGTAGGTATTTCCGTAGTGAATGCCCTGTCTTCACGAGTCGAAGTACAAGTGCGCCGCGATAGCCAGCTATTTGAAATGGCTTTTGAAAACGGCGATAAGGTTCAAGAGCTAACCGTCACGGGTACGGTTGGCAAGCGCAATACCGGAACTCGCGTGCGCTTTTGGCCAACTGCCAGCTACTTTGATAGCCCTAAATTTTCAGTCTCTCGTTTACGTCATTTATTGCGGGCTAAAGCGGTACTTTGTCCTGGCCTAAACATTAAGTTTGTCGACAAAGTTAACAAACAAAACGACGAGTGGTTTTTTGAAGACGGCCTAAAAGATTACTTAAGCCAATCATTTAAAGATTACATAAGCTTGCCCGAAGATCCTTTTACTGGTGCATTTTCGAGTAAAGACGAAGCAGTGGATTGGGCAGTAAGTTGGTTGCCTGAAGGTGGCGAAAGCATTACCGAAAGCTATGTAAACCTTATTCCTACCGCGCAAGGCGGTACGCATGTAAATGGCTTACGCCAAGGTTTACTTGATGCCATGCGTGAGTTTTGTGAATTTCGCAATATCCTGCCGCGTGGCTTAAAACTAACCCCTGATGATATATGGGATCGCTGTTGTTATGTTTTATCGGTAAAAATGCAAGATCCACAATTTGCCGGACAAACTAAGGAACGCTTATCCTCGCGCCAATCAGCAGCCTTTGTCTCAGGGATTGTTAAAGATGCTTTTAGCTTGTGGCTCAACACCCATACCGACCAAGCTGAGTTGTTAGCCGAAGTATTTATTAGTAACGCCCAACGCCGACTTCGCTCAAGCAAAAAAATTGCCCGTAAAAAGGTCACTTCTGGCCCGGCATTACCCGGCAAGCTCACCGACTGTACTAGCCAAGATCCACTTACCGGTGAGTTATTTTTAGTGGAAGGAGACTCGGCGGGGGGGAGTGCTAAGCAGGCTCGAGAACGTGAGTTTCAGGCTGTGATGCCACTGCGCGGAAAAATTTTAAATACCTGGGAAGTGGATGCGACAGAAGTATTGGGTTCACAAGAAGTTCACGATATCTCAGTTGCTATTGGTATTGACCCAGACAGTAATGACTTAAGTGGATTACGCTACGGCAAAATCTGTATTTTGGCTGATGCGGATTCTGATGGCTTACACATTGCCACGCTGTTGTGCGCCTTATTTATGATGCACTTCCGTCCATTGGTCGAGCAGGGGCATATTTACGTCGCTATGCCGCCCTTATACCGAATTGATGTGGGTAAGGAAGTTTTTTATGCACTCGATGAAGATGAGAAGCAAGGTATTTTAGATCGCATAGAAGCCGAGAAAAAACGCGGAAAAGTTAATGTACAGCGCTTTAAAGGTTTGGGTGAAATGAACCCTCTGCAATTGCGTGAAACCACTATGGATCCAAATACACGCCGCCTAGTTCAACTTACCGTTGAAGAGGAAGAGGCCACTGTGCAGCTAATGGACATGTTATTGGCTAAGAAGCGCTCTGGCGACCGTAAACAGTGGCTGGAGACTAAGGGCGATATGGCCTCTGATTTGGTATAG
- a CDS encoding DUF1249 domain-containing protein, which yields MPHNTGSARYRVNLNQLMQLYAANYSLMTRLFPGPLEAGTILRLVPKLGEDYLLESKELTRYTSLYEIRQASDQVFNYLQPQLLVRLYHDARLAEVCASQQIYKLKPRYDYPNKKMHHQDEKHQTNQFLNDWLVFCLKQRIKVEFA from the coding sequence ATGCCTCATAACACTGGCTCTGCTCGTTATCGAGTTAACTTAAACCAGTTGATGCAGCTCTATGCTGCTAATTATAGCTTGATGACGCGTTTGTTTCCGGGGCCGCTGGAGGCGGGAACGATATTACGTTTGGTACCCAAACTTGGTGAAGATTATTTGCTTGAAAGTAAAGAGCTGACTCGCTATACCTCGCTTTATGAGATTAGGCAAGCCAGCGACCAAGTATTTAATTACCTACAGCCTCAGTTGCTAGTGCGTTTGTATCACGATGCACGGTTGGCGGAAGTGTGTGCTAGTCAGCAGATTTATAAGCTTAAACCAAGGTATGATTACCCCAATAAAAAGATGCATCATCAAGATGAAAAGCATCAGACAAATCAGTTTCTTAATGACTGGTTAGTATTTTGTTTAAAACAGCGGATTAAAGTTGAGTTTGCTTAA
- the nudF gene encoding ADP-ribose diphosphatase, producing MTKLQNNHQFSHQDVEIKNVEDLYQGFFKLQRYTLRHRLYQGGWSDWMQREMMDRGHAAGILLFDPKLDQVVLVEQFRIGAVETGASPWLLEIVAGMLDSDQPPLDVAVREAEEEAGLSVNRVLSCNSFLPGAGGLSERIHLYIGEVDASQAGGVHGLDKENEDILVKVLSRELAFEWVQQGVIDNAAAVIAIQWLQLNLQKVRQQWQNDGDGDAS from the coding sequence ATGACAAAGTTGCAAAATAATCATCAATTTTCACATCAGGATGTTGAAATTAAAAATGTAGAAGATTTGTATCAAGGTTTCTTTAAATTGCAACGTTATACTCTGCGCCACCGTTTATACCAAGGTGGCTGGAGCGATTGGATGCAGCGGGAAATGATGGATCGCGGCCATGCTGCTGGCATATTATTGTTTGATCCAAAATTAGACCAAGTGGTGCTGGTAGAGCAGTTTAGAATTGGTGCAGTGGAAACTGGCGCAAGCCCTTGGCTATTAGAAATTGTAGCCGGCATGCTCGATAGTGATCAGCCTCCTTTGGATGTTGCGGTTCGTGAAGCGGAAGAAGAAGCTGGTCTTAGTGTTAATCGCGTACTGTCTTGTAATAGTTTTTTGCCTGGAGCTGGTGGTTTAAGCGAGCGTATCCATTTGTACATTGGTGAAGTGGATGCTAGCCAAGCAGGCGGTGTTCATGGCCTAGATAAAGAAAATGAAGACATATTGGTCAAAGTTCTAAGCCGCGAGCTTGCTTTTGAATGGGTGCAACAAGGGGTAATTGATAATGCTGCAGCGGTTATTGCGATTCAGTGGCTGCAGTTGAATTTGCAGAAGGTGCGCCAGCAGTGGCAAAATGATGGCGACGGTGATGCCTCATAA
- a CDS encoding putative bifunctional diguanylate cyclase/phosphodiesterase, with protein sequence MRDLRLGLASKALLLLCGVLLVTLVGLISFNHDNLKSFFGLGRAQIIDNQQYQLQKYYRDVFTRLQGVTSSQSYRFDSYQKENLASIFDSFWQDLRANTELPVRSIAVVDPLEGLKYQFGYIAHSEKALEWMLKDPDDVQAKWILDCPLSCRIIIATNLDKMEEQGSYRIFYSIDSLRLLELFPASQGSHHFLVELNDDSTLNLLYAESAFRDMVQDLLVGLNAEDIVNGIEQFNTEMGLTELHAFKVNNTSQQKPVYYAIVNDINTQLNQLKRADYNNLLFGIGALLFAGAIVIVALSPSLRRIRRTIDNLPLLARSSHNLFRRNLESNGKRFLQDESDELNHTLIRLSYQLEALEQQLKSRAEELEWVANYDNLTDLPNRRKFERVITQMVKEKRYGCLLMVDLDNFKYVNDISGHGAGDEMLRQVSSRLERLLPNDTLLARISGDEFAIYLEGTSLAYSEVVAQRIISMLAQVSVPGHKIIHTASACVGIVAFPEHGNGFEDLMAKADICNNQAKELGKNCVVTFQAENSDTELAKKHYWLDLAQNAIERDRLELHYQPIMNNKLNKVEHYEVLLRVRDEKEQLHSPYQLILAAEKNGQIDKIDLWVVQQALQQMETNLRNGFTDKLAINLSARSFCSEKVIARIAREFVSRNIAGDMIIFEITETAALPNMKQAEEHIRRLKALGCAIALDDFGVGYSSFHSLKHLPFDYLKIDGSFVREILNQNEDKVFIQALVDIANQLGHKTVAEFVESEALNNELINLGVDYSQGYYIGKPASARYFWQFDKASAVLALQGT encoded by the coding sequence ATGCGCGATTTGCGATTAGGTTTAGCGAGTAAGGCACTGCTACTGTTATGCGGTGTTTTATTGGTGACCTTGGTTGGCTTAATTAGCTTTAACCACGACAATTTGAAGAGTTTTTTTGGACTTGGCCGAGCGCAAATTATTGATAACCAACAATACCAGTTACAAAAGTACTATCGTGATGTGTTTACTCGTTTGCAAGGCGTAACCTCTAGTCAATCTTACCGTTTTGACTCGTATCAAAAAGAAAACCTTGCTTCGATATTTGACTCCTTTTGGCAAGACTTGCGAGCCAATACTGAGCTACCAGTGCGCAGTATTGCGGTGGTCGACCCTTTAGAGGGCTTAAAGTATCAGTTTGGCTATATTGCCCATAGTGAAAAAGCCCTTGAATGGATGCTAAAAGACCCTGATGATGTCCAAGCCAAGTGGATACTAGACTGTCCACTAAGCTGTCGCATTATCATTGCTACTAATTTAGATAAAATGGAGGAGCAGGGCAGCTACAGAATTTTCTACAGTATCGACTCTTTACGCCTGCTAGAGCTTTTCCCTGCAAGCCAAGGTAGCCACCACTTTTTAGTAGAGCTTAACGACGATAGTACCCTCAATTTACTGTACGCAGAATCAGCTTTTCGCGACATGGTTCAAGACCTGTTAGTTGGCTTAAATGCCGAAGATATAGTCAATGGAATTGAACAGTTTAATACCGAGATGGGGCTGACTGAGCTACATGCCTTTAAAGTGAACAATACTAGCCAACAAAAGCCTGTTTACTACGCCATTGTTAACGACATAAATACTCAGCTAAATCAGCTTAAGCGCGCCGACTACAATAACTTGCTATTTGGCATTGGGGCGTTACTTTTTGCTGGTGCCATTGTGATTGTTGCACTAAGTCCTTCCTTGAGACGGATCCGCCGAACCATCGATAACTTGCCACTGCTGGCTCGTTCTTCTCACAATCTATTTCGTCGAAATTTAGAAAGTAATGGTAAACGTTTTTTACAAGATGAGTCAGATGAGTTAAACCACACCCTTATACGTCTTTCTTATCAGCTAGAAGCCTTGGAGCAACAGCTTAAAAGCCGCGCCGAAGAACTAGAGTGGGTAGCTAACTACGATAACTTAACCGATTTACCTAACCGTCGTAAGTTTGAGCGAGTCATTACTCAAATGGTGAAAGAGAAGCGCTACGGCTGTTTGCTGATGGTGGATCTTGATAATTTCAAATATGTAAACGATATCAGTGGTCACGGCGCGGGTGATGAAATGCTGCGGCAGGTATCTTCCAGGTTGGAGCGCTTACTGCCAAATGATACTTTATTGGCGCGTATTAGCGGTGATGAATTTGCTATTTATTTGGAGGGCACTAGCCTTGCCTATTCCGAAGTAGTGGCTCAACGAATCATTAGCATGTTGGCGCAGGTGAGTGTGCCAGGACATAAGATTATTCATACGGCGTCTGCCTGTGTGGGCATTGTTGCCTTCCCTGAGCACGGTAACGGCTTTGAAGATTTAATGGCCAAGGCAGATATTTGTAACAACCAAGCAAAAGAGTTAGGTAAAAACTGTGTGGTTACCTTTCAAGCGGAAAACAGTGATACAGAACTAGCTAAAAAACATTACTGGTTAGACTTAGCCCAAAACGCTATTGAGCGTGATCGCTTAGAGTTGCATTATCAGCCGATCATGAATAACAAACTCAACAAGGTTGAGCACTACGAAGTGCTATTACGAGTGCGTGATGAAAAGGAACAGCTGCATTCACCTTATCAATTAATCTTGGCCGCAGAGAAAAATGGCCAAATTGATAAAATTGATTTGTGGGTGGTGCAACAAGCTCTGCAACAAATGGAAACTAACCTGCGTAACGGCTTTACCGATAAACTTGCGATAAATTTGTCGGCACGCTCTTTCTGTAGTGAAAAAGTCATCGCACGCATTGCCCGCGAATTTGTTAGCCGCAATATCGCTGGTGATATGATTATCTTTGAAATTACCGAAACTGCTGCATTGCCAAACATGAAACAAGCAGAAGAGCATATTCGTCGTCTTAAAGCCTTAGGCTGCGCCATCGCGCTAGACGATTTTGGTGTAGGCTACTCATCTTTCCATTCGTTGAAACATTTGCCTTTTGACTACCTCAAAATTGATGGCTCATTTGTCCGCGAAATTCTTAATCAAAATGAAGATAAAGTCTTTATTCAGGCCTTGGTAGATATTGCCAATCAGCTTGGCCATAAAACCGTAGCTGAGTTTGTAGAGTCAGAAGCATTAAACAACGAACTTATCAACTTGGGAGTCGATTACTCGCAAGGCTATTACATCGGTAAACCAGCTAGCGCACGCTATTTCTGGCAATTTGACAAAGCATCAGCAGTGCTAGCTTTGCAAGGAACATAA
- a CDS encoding YqiA/YcfP family alpha/beta fold hydrolase, whose protein sequence is MEPPSVLLYLHGFNSSPNSAKAQAMAEYLEPYQTHIQWVCPQLACHPNDAWQQIEDILALHRGKKLGVVGSSLGGFLATRVAQQTTAKAVLVNPAVKPYQLLKDYLGEQQNPYTLQHYRLEQQHIEQLKQLEVTHLSCQQRLWVMLQTADEVLDFNLAVTEYRGATFTIEEGGDHSFQGFEKHCAAILDFLALR, encoded by the coding sequence GTGGAGCCACCTTCAGTATTATTGTACTTACATGGATTTAATAGCTCTCCTAATTCGGCTAAAGCGCAAGCAATGGCTGAGTACCTTGAACCTTATCAAACTCACATCCAGTGGGTGTGCCCGCAGCTAGCTTGCCACCCTAATGATGCGTGGCAACAAATTGAAGATATTCTTGCTTTACACCGTGGTAAAAAACTCGGTGTAGTGGGCAGTTCTTTGGGTGGCTTTTTAGCGACCCGAGTGGCTCAGCAAACTACAGCTAAGGCAGTGTTGGTTAATCCAGCAGTTAAACCCTATCAACTGCTAAAAGACTACTTAGGCGAGCAACAAAACCCGTATACTCTGCAACACTACCGGCTCGAACAACAGCACATAGAACAATTAAAGCAGTTAGAAGTAACACACTTAAGTTGTCAACAACGACTTTGGGTGATGTTACAAACGGCAGACGAAGTGCTGGACTTTAACTTAGCGGTCACAGAGTATAGGGGAGCAACTTTCACCATCGAAGAAGGCGGCGACCACAGTTTTCAGGGATTTGAAAAACACTGTGCGGCCATTCTCGACTTTTTGGCACTTAGGTAA
- the tolC gene encoding outer membrane channel protein TolC produces the protein MKLKIKSLILACGISSLAFQAQADDLLQIYQLAQEKDPVILQSKAQRDIAFEQITTSRASLLPQIGFGAGAKYTTTNNDTIDSITNTNASIGLSQSLYSKSNWTSLSISEKNATRSEALYGNDIQSLIIRVSNAYFNVLRAMDNVTFVEANKTAVGRQLEQTKQRFNVGLTAITDVHEAQAEYDRTLAQEIQARNDLSNSYEDLRELTGLEHRELNILNTQRFEPNPLKQGSDFWLATANDRNLQLNAQRISKEIAQEQIELAQSGHLPTLDLTAGIGYENNKYGNDTYDSLQGGSSNAGNIGLEFNWPIYLGGSIDSQVRQAQFSYIASSEALEQTFRTVQSTVNSVVNNVTASIGSVKAFEQTVVSSQSALEATEAGFEVGTRTIVDVQDATRNLYSAKSDLANARYDYILNMLALKQAAGTLTEEDLALVNSGLMPPQ, from the coding sequence ATGAAGCTGAAAATCAAATCGTTAATATTAGCTTGTGGAATTAGCTCTTTAGCTTTCCAAGCTCAAGCTGATGATTTATTGCAAATTTATCAACTAGCTCAAGAAAAAGACCCTGTGATTTTGCAAAGTAAAGCTCAGCGTGACATCGCCTTTGAGCAAATCACTACATCTCGTGCATCATTGCTTCCCCAAATTGGTTTTGGTGCCGGTGCTAAATACACCACCACCAATAACGACACTATCGACAGTATTACTAACACCAATGCATCTATTGGTCTTAGTCAGTCATTGTACTCAAAATCCAATTGGACCAGCTTAAGTATTTCAGAAAAGAACGCGACACGTTCAGAAGCCTTATATGGCAATGACATACAAAGTCTAATTATCCGCGTAAGTAATGCTTATTTTAACGTATTACGAGCCATGGACAACGTAACCTTTGTTGAAGCAAACAAAACAGCAGTTGGTCGCCAATTAGAGCAAACTAAACAACGCTTTAATGTTGGTCTTACAGCGATAACCGACGTACACGAAGCCCAAGCAGAATATGACCGTACTCTTGCCCAAGAAATTCAAGCGCGTAACGACTTGTCTAACAGCTACGAAGACTTACGTGAACTTACTGGTTTAGAACACCGCGAATTAAATATTCTAAATACTCAACGTTTTGAACCTAATCCACTTAAACAAGGCTCAGACTTTTGGTTAGCCACGGCTAACGATAGAAACCTACAGTTAAATGCACAACGTATCAGTAAAGAAATTGCCCAAGAACAAATTGAGTTAGCACAGAGTGGTCACTTACCCACCCTAGATTTAACTGCAGGTATAGGCTACGAAAACAATAAGTACGGCAACGATACCTATGACTCACTGCAAGGTGGTAGCTCAAATGCTGGAAATATTGGTCTTGAATTCAACTGGCCCATCTACCTAGGCGGCAGCATCGATTCGCAAGTAAGACAAGCCCAGTTTAGTTACATCGCATCCTCGGAAGCGCTAGAGCAAACCTTCCGCACGGTGCAAAGCACGGTAAACTCCGTCGTCAACAATGTGACAGCCAGCATTGGTTCGGTTAAAGCCTTCGAGCAGACGGTAGTGTCTTCACAAAGTGCACTTGAAGCCACCGAAGCAGGCTTTGAAGTGGGTACTCGTACCATTGTTGACGTACAAGACGCCACACGTAACTTGTACTCTGCAAAAAGCGATTTAGCCAACGCCCGTTATGATTACATTCTTAACATGCTAGCGCTTAAACAAGCAGCCGGTACTTTAACCGAAGAAGACCTAGCACTGGTTAACTCAGGTTTAATGCCTCCCCAGTAA
- the hldE gene encoding bifunctional D-glycero-beta-D-manno-heptose-7-phosphate kinase/D-glycero-beta-D-manno-heptose 1-phosphate adenylyltransferase HldE, translated as MRITLPEFAQAKVLVVGDVMLDRYWHGPTGRISPEAPVPVVKVEQIEERPGGAANVALNAVALGAGSTLLGMSGEDEAGIALENKLAAVGVECQFTKFADYPTITKLRVLSRHQQLIRLDFEENFHEVDSKELTANFAEQVKQHQVVILSDYNKGALNQVGDLIALAREAGVPVLVDPKGSAFDKYRGATLLTPNFSEFEAVVGHCKDEDEIISKGEALIEQLDLEALLVTRSEHGMTLIRKGQPELHLAALAQEVYDVTGAGDTVISTLASSLAAGSSLDDACALANAAAGIVVGKLGTSTVSTIELANAVYGSQETGFGVLSEQQLKFALEAAKRRGEKVVMTNGCFDILHAGHVSYLNHARTLGDRLIVAVNSDDSVKRLKGEGRPVNSVDRRMAVLAGLGAVDWVVDFSEDTPQRLIANLLPDLLVKGGDYKPEEIAGGQEVIANGGEVRVLNFEDGCSTSEIIKSIRQNQID; from the coding sequence ATGAGAATAACCCTCCCTGAGTTTGCCCAAGCTAAGGTGTTAGTAGTTGGCGATGTAATGTTAGACCGCTATTGGCATGGACCTACCGGACGCATCTCGCCTGAAGCCCCGGTTCCAGTGGTTAAAGTTGAACAAATTGAAGAACGTCCTGGCGGCGCGGCTAACGTAGCCTTAAACGCCGTAGCCTTAGGCGCTGGCTCAACGTTATTAGGTATGAGCGGCGAAGACGAAGCTGGCATAGCCTTAGAAAACAAGTTGGCAGCGGTTGGTGTAGAGTGCCAATTTACTAAGTTTGCTGATTACCCAACTATTACTAAGCTACGGGTACTTAGCCGTCACCAGCAGTTAATTCGTTTAGATTTTGAAGAAAATTTTCATGAGGTTGATAGCAAAGAGTTAACCGCTAATTTTGCTGAGCAAGTTAAACAGCATCAAGTGGTTATTTTATCTGACTACAACAAAGGCGCATTAAACCAAGTTGGCGATTTAATTGCCCTGGCGCGTGAAGCCGGTGTTCCGGTATTGGTTGACCCAAAAGGCAGTGCCTTTGATAAATATCGCGGTGCAACTTTGCTCACGCCTAACTTCTCTGAGTTTGAAGCGGTGGTTGGTCACTGTAAAGATGAAGACGAAATTATTAGCAAAGGCGAAGCACTCATCGAGCAGTTAGACCTAGAAGCATTGCTAGTGACACGTAGTGAGCACGGTATGACACTAATTCGTAAGGGCCAACCAGAGTTACATTTGGCAGCTTTGGCGCAAGAGGTCTATGACGTAACTGGTGCTGGCGATACAGTGATTTCTACTTTAGCTAGCTCACTAGCGGCTGGCTCGAGCTTAGATGATGCTTGTGCCTTAGCTAACGCTGCTGCAGGCATTGTGGTGGGTAAATTGGGTACGTCTACGGTGTCTACCATTGAGCTTGCCAATGCCGTGTATGGTTCGCAGGAAACTGGCTTTGGTGTGTTAAGTGAGCAGCAGCTTAAGTTTGCTTTAGAAGCGGCTAAACGCCGCGGCGAGAAAGTGGTTATGACCAATGGCTGCTTCGACATTTTACATGCCGGTCATGTGTCTTACCTAAATCACGCGCGCACTTTAGGTGATCGTTTAATTGTTGCGGTAAACAGTGATGACTCTGTTAAACGTTTAAAAGGCGAAGGTCGCCCGGTAAATAGTGTTGATCGACGCATGGCTGTGTTAGCCGGTTTGGGTGCGGTAGATTGGGTGGTTGATTTTAGTGAAGATACGCCACAGCGTTTAATTGCTAACTTATTGCCAGACTTATTGGTGAAAGGCGGCGATTACAAGCCAGAAGAGATTGCTGGTGGGCAAGAAGTGATTGCCAATGGCGGTGAAGTGCGAGTGCTTAACTTCGAAGATGGTTGTTCAACTTCGGAAATCATCAAGTCTATTCGTCAAAATCAAATCGACTAG
- the cpdA gene encoding 3',5'-cyclic-AMP phosphodiesterase, giving the protein MAFTKLNINTAADGSVHLLQVTDTHLFADEQTGLLGVNTNDSFSAVIENIKSDNTPFDYILATGDLSQDHTKRSYQRFAERIAELERPCVWLPGNHDMQENMLTLEQHGVLAAKQLVSEHWQIIMLDTQLEGEPHGVMSQRQLDNLAEALAEYPDKHVLIAMHHQAIPVGSKWLDQHNLKNADQFFAVIANYPNVRGVIFGHVHQNYEFQFDGIAYIATPSTCIQFLPLSANFALDHQQPGWRYLQLTVEGRIATRLRRLSERSFLPDPKSKGY; this is encoded by the coding sequence GTGGCATTTACTAAATTAAACATAAACACAGCAGCAGACGGAAGTGTGCATTTATTGCAGGTCACCGATACGCACTTGTTTGCCGATGAGCAAACAGGTTTGTTGGGGGTTAATACCAACGACAGTTTCAGTGCAGTCATAGAAAACATTAAAAGTGACAATACCCCCTTCGACTATATTCTGGCAACGGGTGACTTATCTCAAGATCACACTAAACGATCTTACCAGCGCTTTGCCGAACGGATCGCTGAATTAGAACGTCCCTGTGTATGGCTACCAGGTAACCATGACATGCAAGAAAACATGCTTACTCTTGAGCAACACGGGGTACTGGCTGCTAAGCAACTGGTGAGTGAGCATTGGCAAATCATTATGTTGGATACCCAGCTAGAAGGTGAACCTCATGGTGTAATGAGCCAACGTCAGCTAGACAACTTGGCAGAAGCTTTAGCCGAGTATCCTGACAAACATGTGCTGATTGCTATGCACCATCAAGCTATTCCTGTGGGCAGTAAATGGTTAGATCAGCATAACCTTAAAAATGCCGATCAGTTTTTTGCGGTTATCGCCAACTATCCGAATGTGCGTGGGGTAATCTTTGGCCATGTTCATCAAAATTATGAGTTCCAATTTGATGGTATTGCCTACATTGCAACACCCAGTACTTGCATCCAATTTTTGCCGCTGTCGGCTAATTTTGCTTTAGATCACCAGCAACCCGGTTGGCGGTATTTGCAGTTAACTGTTGAAGGACGCATTGCTACTCGTTTACGGCGTTTATCGGAACGCAGTTTTCTCCCAGATCCTAAATCGAAAGGTTATTGA